In Kitasatospora viridis, one DNA window encodes the following:
- a CDS encoding ATP-binding protein has translation MQGVRGLTPGGPLRFVGRQRELDLLLSAVRHPPAVVLVEGEAGIGKSRLIAEATTALTREHRPVLVGFCHPLREPFPYGPVVDALGKAGPCLPTGLLPPATGALAPLLPDLADRFPPPPPPTDDPRAERLRVIQGVRSLLAAMGEAVLVVEDLHWVDAATRELLLLLARDLPPQLSVVLSYRTDAAGPRTPVLGSAFRRPPGIGGAVIPLSRLGESDLHDLATDSLGFHATPALAAALFARSEGLPLVAEEDLLTLAEHSRTHGFEGIAGRLRDADVPRGLREALTERLAALSPEGVAVTSAVAVLAVPASQELLTGVAGLTEDQAERGLVEALDASVLREDGGGRYAFRHVLAQQVAYGYVRGPRRIHLHERALEELRQQPAPPLVQIAHHTRALGDRAAWLKAAEEAVDHATAVGDTGTAETLIGQILDEPDLDPAVRSRAALALAGLAARGVDPAAHARRLRRILADPQLSKAARGEIRFGLGLVIFNELADTAGAEELEKAVEELGENPSRAARAMSTLTLNEGQGQEMARAWQERAERAVEDGRDEAVRALVHGNRLALLMRSGDPFDWSLLDPLPRRADDPDIVRQSARTLHNVADVAFELGHDRRAARLMAEARELARQVGYPLAECYIAVALLRMELLAGRWDTLEGRFADIVAAYPAMTLPRIEQALCLGRLTAADGRRAQALEHFTTAAEEVQQRAVSAALRAAAGLTAIHLAQGNPGLAQAVARKALDLLRQAGAWPKATGLVPVAVEAELACEAREAAEQLVEDAAGALAGRDTPAATAELHLARGLLAMAAQPPRAADHFATAQQLWQDIGRPYETALAAEHRARALAETETDPAEAAEPVAQATAAFTSLGATADLARADHLSRSLGLTKPGSGGQRGYGDRLSPRERQVAELLARNATNQEIADALFLSPRTVEQHVANALRKLDTTRKNVAAKLTEDEAAAGR, from the coding sequence GTGCAGGGTGTACGTGGCCTCACTCCGGGCGGGCCGCTGCGGTTCGTCGGCCGACAGCGCGAGCTCGATCTGCTGCTCAGCGCGGTGCGACATCCGCCGGCGGTGGTGCTGGTGGAGGGCGAGGCCGGGATCGGCAAGTCCCGGCTGATCGCCGAGGCCACCACCGCGCTGACCCGGGAGCACCGGCCGGTGCTGGTTGGCTTCTGCCACCCGTTGCGAGAGCCGTTCCCGTACGGCCCGGTGGTGGACGCACTGGGCAAGGCCGGACCGTGCCTGCCCACCGGTTTGTTGCCGCCCGCCACCGGAGCGCTGGCCCCGCTGCTGCCGGACCTCGCCGACCGGTTCCCACCGCCACCGCCACCGACCGACGATCCCCGGGCGGAGCGGTTGCGGGTGATCCAGGGCGTGCGCTCGCTGCTTGCCGCGATGGGCGAGGCCGTGCTGGTCGTCGAGGACCTGCACTGGGTCGACGCGGCCACCCGCGAACTGCTCCTGCTCCTGGCCCGCGACCTGCCACCACAACTGAGCGTCGTGCTGTCGTACCGGACCGACGCCGCCGGGCCGCGCACCCCGGTGCTGGGCTCCGCGTTCCGGCGCCCGCCCGGCATCGGCGGCGCGGTGATCCCCCTGTCGCGTCTCGGCGAGAGCGATCTGCACGACCTGGCCACCGACTCCCTGGGCTTCCACGCCACCCCGGCACTCGCCGCCGCGCTCTTCGCCCGCAGCGAAGGGCTCCCGCTGGTCGCCGAGGAGGATCTGCTCACCCTGGCCGAGCACTCCCGCACGCACGGCTTCGAGGGCATCGCCGGCCGACTGCGGGACGCGGACGTGCCCCGGGGGCTGCGCGAGGCGTTGACCGAGCGGCTCGCCGCGCTCTCCCCCGAAGGCGTCGCGGTCACCTCGGCAGTGGCCGTCCTCGCCGTCCCGGCCAGCCAGGAACTCCTCACCGGGGTCGCGGGATTGACTGAGGATCAGGCGGAGCGCGGGCTCGTCGAGGCGCTGGACGCCTCGGTGCTGCGGGAGGACGGCGGCGGCCGGTACGCCTTCCGCCACGTCCTCGCGCAGCAGGTCGCGTACGGGTACGTGCGCGGGCCCCGGCGGATCCACCTGCACGAGCGGGCCCTGGAGGAACTGCGGCAGCAGCCGGCGCCGCCGCTGGTGCAGATCGCCCACCACACCCGGGCCCTCGGCGATCGCGCGGCCTGGCTGAAGGCAGCCGAGGAGGCCGTCGACCACGCGACCGCGGTGGGCGACACCGGCACTGCCGAGACCCTCATCGGCCAGATCCTCGACGAGCCCGACCTGGACCCGGCGGTCCGTTCACGTGCGGCCCTGGCCCTGGCCGGCCTCGCGGCCCGCGGCGTGGACCCGGCCGCCCACGCCAGACGGCTGCGCCGCATCCTGGCCGACCCCCAGCTGTCGAAGGCCGCCCGCGGTGAGATCAGGTTCGGACTCGGTCTCGTCATCTTCAACGAGCTCGCCGACACCGCGGGGGCCGAGGAGTTGGAGAAGGCGGTCGAGGAGCTCGGCGAGAACCCGTCCCGTGCCGCACGCGCGATGAGCACTCTCACGCTCAACGAGGGGCAGGGACAGGAGATGGCCCGGGCGTGGCAGGAGCGGGCCGAACGCGCGGTCGAGGACGGCCGGGACGAGGCGGTGCGGGCGCTGGTCCACGGCAACCGGCTGGCGCTGCTGATGCGGTCGGGCGATCCGTTCGACTGGTCGCTGCTGGATCCGCTGCCCCGCCGGGCGGACGATCCCGACATCGTGCGCCAGAGCGCCCGGACACTGCACAACGTCGCCGATGTCGCCTTCGAGCTCGGACACGACCGGCGGGCCGCCCGCCTCATGGCCGAGGCCCGCGAGCTGGCCCGCCAGGTCGGATATCCCCTGGCCGAGTGCTACATCGCCGTCGCGCTCCTGCGCATGGAACTGCTGGCGGGCCGCTGGGACACCCTGGAGGGGCGCTTCGCCGACATCGTGGCCGCCTACCCCGCGATGACGCTTCCCCGGATCGAGCAGGCCCTGTGCCTGGGGCGGCTCACGGCAGCCGATGGCCGACGTGCCCAGGCCCTGGAGCACTTCACCACGGCGGCCGAGGAAGTCCAGCAGCGCGCGGTCAGCGCAGCGCTGCGCGCGGCCGCCGGACTGACCGCCATCCACCTGGCCCAGGGCAACCCGGGCCTGGCCCAGGCGGTGGCGAGGAAGGCCTTGGACCTGCTCCGTCAGGCAGGAGCCTGGCCGAAGGCGACCGGCCTGGTGCCGGTCGCGGTCGAGGCGGAGCTGGCCTGCGAGGCCCGGGAGGCCGCCGAGCAGCTCGTCGAGGACGCCGCAGGTGCCCTGGCCGGCCGAGACACCCCCGCCGCCACCGCCGAACTCCACCTCGCCCGCGGCCTGCTGGCCATGGCAGCCCAACCCCCGCGCGCCGCCGACCACTTCGCCACCGCCCAGCAGCTGTGGCAGGACATCGGCCGCCCCTACGAGACCGCCCTCGCCGCCGAACACCGCGCCCGCGCCCTCGCGGAGACCGAGACCGACCCCGCCGAAGCCGCCGAGCCGGTCGCCCAGGCCACGGCCGCCTTCACCTCGCTCGGCGCCACCGCCGACCTCGCGCGCGCCGACCACCTCTCCCGCAGCCTCGGACTCACCAAGCCCGGGAGCGGCGGGCAGCGCGGCTACGGGGACCGGCTCTCCCCCCGCGAGCGGCAGGTCGCCGAACTGCTCGCCAGGAACGCCACCAACCAGGAGATCGCCGACGCCCTCTTCCTGTCCCCGAGGACGGTGGAGCAGCACGTCGCCAACGCCCTGCGCAAGCTCGACACCACCCGCAAGAACGTCGCAGCCAAGCTCACCGAGGACGAGGCAGCAGCCGGACGGTGA
- a CDS encoding alpha-mannosidase: MHDNRRLTEQRLDRVLSRRIRPAVHAECVPLEVAVWDAPGEPVPVGEALAAPYRPVGVGHRWGPPWSTSWFRITGRVPEEWAGRRVEAVLDLGFAKADPGMSAEGLVHRADGTLVKALNPRNAWLPVAEAAVGGEEFTFYIEAAANPALLESFDPTHLGGRPDWPAGTGADPLYQVLRADLAVFDREVWELVQDLDVLGELMHALPEDSPRRRQLLTAIERALDAVDLRDVAGSAPAARAVLRPALDARAAPSSHRISAVGHAHIDTAWLWPLRESVRKVTRTVANVTQLMDDHPDFRFVMSQAQHLAWLKEQRPEVYARVREKVTEGQFLLVGSLWVEPDTNLTGGEALVRQLVHGKRFYLAEFGVDTEEMWLPDTFGYNAAMPQLMKLAGVRWFLTQKISWNTTNKFPHHTFWWEGIDGTRMFTHFPPVDAYNAELTGTELAHAVRNFQDKGPANSSLLPFGYGDGGGGPTREMLARAERVADLDGSARVVLESPAQFFERAHAEYPDAPVWVGELYLELHRGTLTSQLRTKQGNRRSEHLLREAELWAATAAIRTGFAYPYQELDRLWKTVLLHQFHDILPGSSIAWVHREAEEAYAEVTAELAGIVGAAQRALAGPGEQEVVFNASPFARDGIPAFGALPRPAADAGVVPEAVGDRLVLDNGLVRVVVDGRGLVTSAYDRTAGREALPPGAVANLLQLHQDFPNEWDAWDIDAFYRNTVRDLVDAESVTATAEGIRVVRRFGDSRIVQLLSLGEGSRRLDVDTQIDWQERETLLKAAFPLDLRADHSSAEIPFGHVQRPTHTNTSWEAAKFEICAHRFLHVGEPGWGAALVNDSTYGHEVTRDVRPDGGSTTTVRLTLLRAASYPDPDADRGHHRLRYGFVIGAELTDAVREGYAVNLPERAVPGAAPVEPLVAVVEDAVEDLVVVEAVKLADDESGDVVVRLYEARGARTTAVLTAGFPLASVAVTDLLERPLGEGAGAGAELDGDVVRLTLRPFQILTVRLLPRPR, translated from the coding sequence ATGCACGACAACCGACGCCTCACCGAGCAGCGCCTCGACCGGGTGCTCAGTCGGCGGATCCGGCCCGCCGTCCATGCCGAGTGCGTACCGCTGGAGGTGGCGGTCTGGGATGCGCCCGGCGAGCCGGTGCCGGTGGGCGAGGCGCTGGCCGCGCCCTACCGGCCGGTCGGCGTCGGTCACCGCTGGGGGCCGCCGTGGTCCACCAGCTGGTTCCGGATCACCGGCCGGGTGCCCGAGGAGTGGGCCGGGCGGCGGGTCGAGGCCGTGCTCGACCTCGGCTTCGCCAAGGCCGACCCGGGCATGTCCGCCGAGGGTCTGGTGCACCGCGCCGACGGGACGCTGGTGAAGGCGCTCAACCCGCGCAACGCCTGGCTGCCCGTCGCCGAAGCAGCCGTGGGCGGCGAGGAGTTCACGTTCTACATCGAGGCCGCCGCCAACCCGGCGCTGCTCGAAAGCTTCGATCCGACGCACCTCGGCGGCCGCCCCGACTGGCCGGCCGGCACCGGCGCCGACCCGCTCTACCAGGTGCTCCGGGCGGACCTCGCGGTCTTCGACCGGGAGGTCTGGGAACTGGTCCAGGACCTCGACGTGCTCGGCGAGTTGATGCACGCGCTGCCCGAGGACTCCCCCCGGCGCCGGCAGCTCCTCACCGCGATCGAGCGGGCGCTCGACGCCGTGGACCTGCGGGACGTCGCGGGCAGCGCGCCCGCCGCGCGCGCGGTGCTGCGCCCGGCGCTGGACGCCCGCGCGGCGCCCAGCAGCCACCGGATCTCGGCCGTCGGCCACGCGCACATCGACACCGCCTGGCTCTGGCCGCTGCGCGAATCGGTGCGCAAGGTCACCCGGACCGTCGCCAACGTGACGCAACTGATGGACGATCACCCCGACTTCCGCTTCGTGATGTCCCAGGCCCAGCACCTGGCCTGGCTGAAGGAGCAGCGGCCCGAGGTGTACGCCCGGGTGCGAGAGAAGGTGACGGAAGGTCAGTTCCTGCTGGTGGGCAGCCTCTGGGTGGAGCCGGACACCAACCTGACGGGCGGTGAGGCGCTGGTGCGGCAGCTGGTCCACGGCAAGCGGTTCTACCTGGCGGAGTTCGGGGTGGATACCGAGGAGATGTGGCTGCCGGACACCTTCGGCTACAACGCGGCGATGCCGCAGCTGATGAAGCTCGCCGGGGTGCGCTGGTTCCTCACCCAGAAGATCTCCTGGAACACCACCAACAAGTTCCCGCACCACACCTTCTGGTGGGAGGGCATCGACGGCACCCGGATGTTCACCCACTTCCCGCCCGTCGACGCCTACAACGCCGAACTGACCGGCACCGAACTGGCGCACGCCGTACGGAACTTCCAGGACAAGGGACCGGCGAACAGCTCGCTGCTGCCGTTCGGCTACGGCGACGGCGGAGGCGGCCCGACCCGCGAGATGCTGGCCCGGGCCGAGCGGGTGGCCGACCTGGACGGCTCGGCCCGGGTCGTGTTGGAGAGCCCCGCGCAGTTCTTCGAGCGCGCGCACGCCGAGTACCCCGACGCGCCGGTCTGGGTCGGCGAGCTCTACCTGGAACTCCACCGGGGCACGCTGACCAGCCAGTTGCGCACCAAGCAGGGCAACCGCCGCAGCGAGCACCTGCTGCGCGAGGCCGAACTGTGGGCGGCCACGGCGGCCATTCGGACCGGATTCGCCTACCCGTACCAGGAGTTGGACCGACTGTGGAAGACGGTGCTGCTGCACCAGTTCCACGACATCCTGCCCGGCTCCTCGATCGCCTGGGTGCACCGCGAGGCGGAGGAGGCCTACGCCGAGGTGACCGCCGAACTCGCGGGGATCGTCGGCGCGGCCCAGCGCGCCCTGGCCGGCCCCGGCGAGCAGGAAGTGGTCTTCAACGCCTCGCCGTTCGCCCGCGACGGCATCCCCGCCTTCGGCGCGCTGCCCCGGCCGGCGGCGGACGCCGGCGTGGTGCCGGAGGCGGTGGGGGACCGCCTCGTCCTGGACAACGGCCTGGTCCGGGTCGTCGTCGACGGCCGAGGGCTGGTCACCTCCGCCTACGACCGCACCGCCGGCCGCGAGGCCCTGCCCCCGGGCGCCGTGGCCAACCTGCTGCAACTGCACCAGGACTTCCCCAACGAGTGGGACGCCTGGGACATCGACGCGTTCTACCGCAACACCGTGCGCGACCTGGTCGACGCCGAGTCGGTGACCGCGACCGCCGAGGGCATCCGGGTGGTGCGCCGCTTCGGCGACTCACGGATCGTGCAACTGCTCTCGCTGGGCGAGGGCTCCCGCCGGTTGGACGTCGACACCCAGATCGACTGGCAGGAGCGGGAGACGCTGCTCAAGGCGGCCTTCCCGCTCGACCTGCGGGCCGACCACTCCAGCGCCGAGATCCCGTTCGGCCACGTCCAGCGGCCCACCCACACCAACACCAGCTGGGAGGCCGCCAAGTTCGAGATCTGCGCACACCGCTTCCTGCACGTCGGCGAGCCCGGCTGGGGCGCGGCCCTGGTCAACGACTCCACCTACGGCCACGAGGTCACCCGCGACGTCCGCCCCGACGGCGGCAGCACCACCACGGTGCGCCTCACCCTGCTCCGGGCCGCGAGCTACCCCGACCCGGACGCCGACCGGGGCCACCACCGGCTGCGCTACGGCTTCGTGATCGGCGCCGAGCTCACCGACGCCGTCCGCGAGGGCTACGCCGTCAACCTGCCCGAGCGCGCCGTCCCCGGCGCCGCACCGGTCGAACCACTGGTCGCCGTCGTCGAGGACGCCGTCGAGGACCTCGTCGTGGTCGAGGCGGTGAAGCTCGCCGACGACGAGTCGGGCGACGTGGTGGTCCGCCTCTACGAGGCCCGGGGCGCCCGCACCACGGCGGTGCTGACCGCCGGCTTCCCACTCGCCTCGGTGGCCGTCACCGACCTGCTGGAACGCCCGCTCGGCGAAGGAGCGGGCGCGGGTGCCGAGCTGGACGGCGATGTTGTGCGCCTGACGCTGCGTCCCTTCCAGATCCTCACCGTCCGGCTGCTGCCTCGTCCTCGGTGA
- a CDS encoding phosphotransferase family protein — protein sequence MPTNLTATIRHILNRECPQARVESVRPLDRGHTSEQWVAATDEGRLLVKVPRRNRDPEHLKRLVASTRVAGEHGIPVVRYRRLVPYEAALDGPVVIQEYQEGDAADEVWESLDEGRRLVLLQDLGDVVGRLHAIEGPWFGDVLGGGRASSLRESVEAEAAALLSRADPELIGDPGRFRSAIAAAVARLEDGPNVPALTHGDLWLPNVLVRDGRISCVLDFEHAGYADRFRDFGKLDEHVFGPLAGRDVFLRSYAAACPLPDDWERRVELGQVLHALSMHVYFLRWSPQWAPEYAQEAKEWLGR from the coding sequence ATGCCAACGAACCTCACGGCCACCATCCGGCACATCCTGAACCGGGAGTGCCCGCAGGCCCGCGTCGAGTCGGTCCGCCCGCTCGACCGGGGCCACACCAGCGAGCAGTGGGTGGCCGCCACCGACGAGGGCCGGTTGCTGGTCAAGGTGCCGCGGCGCAACCGGGATCCCGAGCACCTGAAGCGGCTCGTCGCCAGCACGCGGGTGGCGGGCGAGCACGGCATCCCGGTGGTGCGGTACCGCCGGCTGGTGCCGTACGAGGCGGCCCTGGACGGCCCGGTGGTCATCCAGGAGTACCAGGAGGGCGACGCGGCCGACGAGGTGTGGGAGTCCCTCGACGAGGGCCGGCGGCTGGTGCTGCTCCAGGATCTCGGTGACGTCGTCGGGCGGCTGCACGCCATCGAGGGGCCGTGGTTCGGGGACGTGCTGGGCGGCGGCCGGGCGTCGTCGCTGCGGGAGTCGGTCGAGGCCGAGGCGGCGGCGCTGCTCTCCCGGGCTGACCCCGAGCTGATCGGCGACCCCGGCCGCTTCCGGTCCGCGATCGCCGCCGCGGTGGCGCGACTGGAGGACGGGCCGAACGTCCCGGCCCTCACCCACGGCGACCTGTGGCTGCCGAACGTGCTGGTGCGCGACGGGCGGATCAGCTGCGTCCTCGACTTCGAACACGCGGGGTACGCCGACAGGTTCCGCGACTTCGGCAAGCTCGACGAGCACGTCTTCGGCCCGCTCGCCGGCCGCGACGTCTTCCTCAGGTCCTACGCCGCCGCGTGTCCGCTGCCGGACGACTGGGAGCGGCGGGTCGAGCTCGGGCAGGTGCTGCACGCGCTGAGCATGCACGTCTACTTCCTGCGCTGGTCGCCGCAGTGGGCGCCCGAGTACGCCCAGGAGGCGAAGGAGTGGCTCGGGCGCTAG